The DNA sequence TGGACTTATTGTAAAAATTGCAGATGAAAACGACCAGCATGTATTTGAATTAGTAGGTGTAAAAAACTCCACAGAAAACTTTGTCTATTCGTCCTCTGTCAGTTTAGAAGATTTACCATCGGTAGACTATAATATGTTTAAAAAGAAGTTTAAAGAATACCGTGGAAATCCGGCAGCAGATTTAATGGGGAGTATTCCCGACCAAACTGATCGCAATGGCAGTATGAAAACAGGAACTGAAATTTGGTTAGAAATTTTTAAAAAAGAAAAAGACAAATTGAAGAAAGATTATAATCTTTTAGAAATTGATCTATTGAAGTGAACAATTTAGCAAAATGTAAATTACAATTTTCATCAATTAATTCTGTATTTTTAGCCCCGACTTCGAAAATATAACATCTATCGCAACATGTCTTGTTATAGTTTTTTAATAATAAATTATCTAGCAATATAATATAAAATAGTAAGACGAAATTTATCAAGTCCTATGTGCTTTTTACCACAACCTCTGATATTAATTATAAGTTTGACAGACAATAAAGACAAATATTTAAAAATTTTTATTATGAAAAATCTACTAAAACTTTCAAGGGTTGAATTAAAATCAGTTTTGGGGTAGTAATACAATTGAAGAAGAATACATTGAAAGATTTGGAGTAGGTTCTGGCGGTGATATAAATAAAAGTCATTTATAAAAAGTCCCCACCAACAGAAATACACAACCGTTATCTGCCATGTCAGAAAAATTCAGAACTAAATAAAAAAGATGAAAAACATATTACTATTTATTCTATTTCTCTCCAACTTCTGTTTTGCTCAGTCGCACCGATTTATTTATGAATATAAATTTGTTGCTGACTCAACAAAAAGCGACAGTATTATTGTTGAAAATACAAGATTAGAAATTTTTAAAGACCATTCTGAATTTGTGAGCGATTTGAATGCAATAAGAGATTCTCTTTCTGCGACTAGAAAAAACATTGGTGATGAAGATGGTGCTTTTCCAATAGGGAATTATAAAAATATCGTTTACAAAAGTAAGGAACTTAACTATAGTTTAGAATTTGTAGGAATTCAACCTTTTAAAGTATTACAAAATGAAAAACTTAATTGGGAGCTTTTAAAGGAAACTAAAAATATTCAAGGCTATCATTGTCAAAAAGCCATCATCAATTTTGGAAAAAGAAATTGGATTGCCTGGTTCACTCAAGAAATACCACTTCAAGAAGGACCTTCTGTTTTTGGCAATCTTCCTGGTTTAATCATCCAAATTAATGATGAAAAAAATCAACATTCTTTTTCATTAATCGCCAATTATAAAACTGCAAATGTAAAAACAAATATTATTGAAAGACCTTATCTTTTATCTGCTACAATAACTCGCTCACAGTTTAATAAAAAGTGGAATATTTACAGGAATAATCCCATAGGTGGTACTGAACAGTTTATGATTATGAATCCTGGGCTGCTCAGTGGAAAAAGTTTTGATGCGCATGGAAATGAAATGGATCTGACACAAGCAAAAAGAGAGGAATTGAACTATGCTAAAAGATTGATTGGAGATGTTAACAATTATTTAGATTTAGAACTTTACAAATAAAAAAAAGGAAGTTACTATTATAAAGATTTTTGCTAATTACGTACTTTGTTATATTTAAAAAGACCTGATATAAAAAGTCCCCTAACAGAAATACCCAACCGTTAGCAGACATTAAAAAAAAACAGAACTAAAATATCTAAAATTTAATACTAAAAAAAATGAGAAACAGTTTTTATACTTTGTTATTATTATTTTTATTCACAAGCGTTAATGCTCAAGAATATTCAAAATTAATAAGTGAAGCAAACAAATTATATGAAACAAAAGATTATAAAATGTCTACTGATTTATATGATAAAGCTTTTAAAATTGAAAGCAAAAATCCAAGTCACTTATATAATGGCGCATGTGCATCTTCTTTAGCTGGAAATACAAAAAAAGCATTTAAATGGTTGAACTTATCCATAGAAAAAGGTTGGACAAATCTAAAGCACTTAAATTCTGATACCGATTTAGAAAATTTACATTCAAAAAAAGAATGGGGAAAAACAATTGAAAAGTTAGAAAAAAAATTAGAGATAATAGAATCAAATTATGATAAACCCTTGCAGGCTGAATTATTGACAATTTATGACGAAGACCAAAAATATAGAAAACAAATCCATGAAACTCTAAAAAAATCCAGTGATGATTCTAAAGAAATGCAGGATCTCTGGAAAATAACACTTCAGAGCGACTCCATTAACTTATTAAAAGTAAAAAAAATATTAGATGAAAAAGGTTGGGTTGGTAAAGATAAAGTGGGCGCACAAGCCAACAGTGCAATATTCCTCGTCATTCAACATTCAGATTTGGAAACGCAAAAAAAATATTTACCGATGATGAAAGAAGCTGTAATAAAAGGAAATGCAGATTCAGGTTCTTTAGCTTTATTAATTGACAGGATCGAAATTCGAGAAGGTAGAAAGCAAATTTACGGAAGCCAGATAGGAACCAAACCAGATAATAAAACTCAATATGTTTTACCTTTAATTGATCCTGACAACGTAGATAAAAGAAGAGCAGAAGTTGGCTTAGGTTCAATCTCTGACTATGTTAAAAATTGGAATTTAAGTTGGGACGTGGAAAAGTATAAAAGTGAATTACCCGAATTAGAAAAATTAAATAAATAGAAAAAACGATTGCTAATATCAGTTTACAAAACGTTATGTAAAATGTCACAGAAAATAAAACAAACAATGAAAAAATTAAAAATTTTACTTTTTCTTACTTTAACAAATATGGCATTTGCCCAAAACAAATTATTTCTATACGAATATAAATTTATTCCTGATTCAGCTAATAAAGATAATTTGAAAGAAGAATTAATGATTTTGAATATTCAAAAAGATCGATCTGAATTTTATAGTTCCGAAAGATATGCTTCTGATTCAACTCAGTTAGCACAAAGTAAGAAAGGAATTATGGCAATGCCTTTCAATAAAGTAATGGTTAATGATAGAGTTATAAAGTATCCTCATTCAAATCTTATCAACTATATAACGATCATGTTTTGGGATAAATATACTGTGAAACAAGATATTGATTTAAAATGGCATTTAGAAAATAGTTTTGATACAATCTTGGGTTATAAAGTGCAAAAAGCAACAACTGATTTTGGCGGAAGAAAATGGACTGCGTGGTTTACGAAAGAAATCCCAATTCAGGATGGACCCTATAAATTCAAAACCCTTCCCGGTTTAATTCTGAAAGTTGAAGATTCAACTAAAAATCACAGTTTTGAATTAATAGGAATAAAAGGCAACACTACCAAATTTGACTATCCAAATGTGAATAATTCTAAAGGCTATAATTTGAATTATGATCAATATGTAACTAAATATAAGAATTTTCGAAAAAATCCAACAGCTGATTTAGTTGGTAAAATTCCAGACCAAAGAGATGCAAATGGAAATTTTAGAACTTCTACACAAATAATAAAAGAACTAAATGATCAGTGGGTGGAACGTTTAAAAAAAGACAATAATATCATCGAAATCGACCTGCTAAAATAAGACATAGCAGATAACATCTTCTATTAGCGGGTAGGAAGTTCATATCATTAAGATTTTTGCTAATTGTTCAATTTATTATATTTACAAAGACTTGTTATAAAAACTCCTCGCCAACAGAAATATCCAACCGTTAGCAGAAATTCTCACCATCAAATTTTAAAATGAAGTATACTTTATTCTTTCTCATAATATCGACTTTAAGTTTTTCATAGAAATTAAGTTTTATTTACGAAACTAAATATATAATGAACACTGGAAAAACCAAATGAGGTAACTCGCAAAAGACAATAATCCGATTGAGATTTTAATGTTAATTCTACTATTTGAAAGATCGATTTATATTTAAAATAAACTATGAATAAAAAATTTGCCTTAAGCTTTTTTCTATTTAATATTTTTGTTAATTCCCAAATTTTCATGGTAATGGATGAGGAAAAAATGACAATCCCAAATGTAAAAGCAATAAATGAAAATGGAGAAATAGTTGGAATTTCAGATTTGAATGGAAAATTAAATATCGCAGAACATCCCTCAAACAATTTAGAGCTATTTCATGCTGATTATCAAATAAGCTTTATTAACTCAAAATTAAATAATGACACTATTATTCTAAAGAAATTTAAAACCAAAGATATCGATGAAGTAGTAATTTCAAATCAGTCCAAAAAATATTTAAATTTATATGCATACTTCATTTCTTACCAGCTGATCAATAATACGCCGCAATCTTATTCTGATGGAATAATTGTATATACGATTAATACCAAAACCCAAAAAATTCGCAAAACTAAAATCATTAAACAACGACTATTGAAAAATGTAGATTTCTTGAATCGTTTTTATAAAGAAAATCCCAATAGAACACTTAGCGTAGGCTCTAATATTTATCCTTTTTCTTTTTATGAAGAGCTCCTTAATTCGAATAATGTAAAAATTGAAAATGATAAAATTCAAATAAAAGAAAAAGACTACACAATTACTAATGAGAATAATTTAACTATTAATATTGTTTATAACTCACCATTAAAAACCAAAAAGCAATCTATCTTAGGTTTAAAATCTGAAGTAACAGATCATTATATCACCGAAAGTTTCAAAAGCACAAATTTCAAACTAAAAGATTTGAAATCGATCGCAAAATATTACACGTCCAAAATATCTCAAAAAGGCTTTTCCTACAAATACGAATTGGTACAAAATATCTATATCGTTAGACCTGAATTTAGTGATGCTGAAGAAACATCACTGATTACAATGGATGATTATCAAAATCTTATTCCCGAAAATATACAATCATTGATCAATAAAAACATTCTCAAATAAAAAATACAATGCAAAAATATATTATCCTCTTTATTTTTTCAATACTGTCGCTTCAATTATCCTCCCAAAATCATAGAATAACTTATGAGTATTCATTTAAGATGGATTCTCTGAATAGAAATCTAATTGAAAAAGAACTGATGAATTTAGATATAACGCAAGACGGTTCCAATTTTTACAGCAGTGGAAAATTTGTTTATGATTCTCTGACAAGTATTGAGGAGAAAAGGGCGCAATCTATGAAATCACATCATGTGGATTTTTCAAAAATTCCGTTAAATCATAAAATTGAATATTCCGTGACCAAAAAATATCCCAATTTTGAAACAAAGCTCCACACCGCAATTAACGGAGATCAATTTTCTGTACTTAATGCAGGCAAATTAAATTGGAATATTCTGGCTCAAAATAAAGAAATTGAAGGTTTAAAAGCCCAGAAAGCAACTACTGAATTTGGTGGAAGAAAATGGATTGCTTGGTTCACTACAGAAATAGCTATCCAAGACGGACCTTATAAATTTAGTGGTTTACCTGGACTCATCCTAAATATTGAAGATGAAAAAGGAGATCATGCATTTAAATTTGTTGGGAGTAAAAAAGTAATTGCATATCCAACTTTTAATGTTGACTCAGAAGTTAAGCCATTGGAAATTTCTGCTAAAAAATTCACTCAGTTATGGAAAGAATATACTAATGATCCTACAAAAAAAATCCGTCAGATTTTTTCCCAGAATTCAGAAGCGAAACTACAGATGTTCGATAATACTGGAAGGGAAATTTCAAGGCAGGAAATCCTAATAATGAGAGATCAGCAAGCTAAAGAAAAATTAAAGAAAAATAATAATTTTTTAGAATTATCACTATATCAATGAAAAAGGCCCAAATTATTAGGTTGTTTTTGAGCTTCTTAGATTCAATTAAAAACAAGCAATTACCTAAATCTAATCTTCATGAGATAAGGTTTTCAATTATCTTTTAAAATTTATTTTATCAATATTATGAAAAAATCACTTTTATCTTTACTTTTTTTATTAATTAATTATTCAATTATGTATAGTCAAATTTTCACGTATCAATACCAATTTATACCAGATTCTACTGCAACAGAAAATAAAATTTCTCAACTAATGATTTTAAACATTAATAAAGATCGATCTGAGTTTTATAGTATAGAAAAAATGAAAATTGACTCCACACTTTTAGCTAGAAGAAATAAGGGAAACAATGATCCCCGATATACTCAAAGTGAATATATTTCAACTTACAGAATTTTAAAATATCCAAATGAGAAAACACTTGATCATAAACTTACTTTAGGAGTAACATCATATTTATTAAAAGATGATCGAAAGATTAACTGGAAATTAGAATCAGAATTTGTCGAAATACTTGGGTATAAAGTTCAAAAGGCAACAACCACTTTCGGAGGTAGAAAATGGATCGCTTATTTCACCAGAGATATTCCTTTTACCGATGGACCCTATAAGTTTCGCGGCTTACCTGGACTTATTGTAAAAGTTACAGATGAAAACGACCAACATTTATTTGAATTAGTAGGTGTAAAAAACTCTACTGAAAACTTTATTTATCCTTCCTCCGTCAGTTTAAAAGATTTACCTGCGATAAACTATAAAATGTTTAAAAGGAAGTTTGAAGAATACCGAGGAAATCCAGCAGCAGATTTAATGGGGAGTATTCCCGACCAACCTGATCGCAATGGAAATATGAAAACAGGAACAGAACTTTGGTTAGAAATTTCAAAGAGAGAAAAAGATAAACTAAAGAAAGATAATAATCTTATAGAAATTGATTTATTAAAATAATTAATACAATATAAATGAAAACCATCCTATTTTTCTTTCAAAAAACAGTCTGTTTAATACTGTTTATTTTCAGCTTAACAATATTTGCGCAAAACTCTAGTATTTCCTACGAATTTATTTATAAAACCAATCCGACTCAAAAAGACAGAATAAAAAAGCAGAATTATAAGCTTGATATTTTAGGCGGAAAATCAATTTTTCGTACTGAAAGCCGTAGATCTTCTGATTCACTAATTGCGAAAACAGGATTTGGTTTGGGTTATAATACAGATCCTAACCATGAACTCTATTTAACAAAAGATCGAGATCATTCGATTATTAGAAAGCATTTTGTCTCACCATTGAGTCGTGACAAATTTTTCATTAAAATCGATGATCAGTTAAAATGGAAAATATTACCTGAAACTACAGTAATCGCAAATTTTAATTGTCAAAAAGCAGAAGTGGAATACGGAGGTAGAAATTGGTTTGCGTGGTTTACTAAAGAGATTCCAGTTTCAGAAGGACCTTATTGTTTTCATGGACTTCCAGGTCTTATTTTGCAAATTCAAGATGACCAAGAAGATTATCTTTTCAAAGCCACTGAAATAAAAAACTTAGCGAATAGTTCTTTGTTTGAAATAGATGGTGGGAAACAAATAACATGGAACCAATTTAATAAGATATTACAAGATTATTTTGATAGTCCTTACAACTTTGCAAAAGCGAAAGGGATGAAAGTTGTTAAAGATAACGGAAGTGGTGGTACAATGGAAATTGATTATCGAAAAAGAGTCAAGGAAACACAAGAAATGCTTTTAGAAAATAATAATCCTATCGAGTTGAATTATAAGATAAAATATAGATAAAAAAAAAATGAAAAAACTAACCTATGCTATTTGTTTATTATTACTTTTTTACTCGTGTAGTAAAAATAATTCAGTAAAGATTATTGGAGATATTCCCAATTTACCTGATGGTACTATTTATCTCTGGAAAGAAACCATGCTTACCAAAATAGATAGTGCGAAAGTAACAAAGGGTAGATTTGAAATAAATTTTGAACATAAAGTAAAAGAACCTTTTTATCTAGGGTTATTTCACGTTGATAAAAATGGACTTAAAAGAATTTTTGGTTTCAAAACAAATGTGCCAAAATGGGGCTCTCCTACTTTTATGTCAGATCCGTTAATTAATATTAAAGGAAACATTGAAGATTATATACCTGTAAATCTTATAACATCTCCAGAGGTAATATTTACTAATAGCCCAATAATAAAAGCAGGGAAACAAACGGAGGCATTATATAATACTGGTGATCAAATTTTCGGAAACAATAATCCGGAGAAGATAAATATGATAAAAGAAAAACTTAAAAAGTTTCCTTATTCTTATCATATACTTTACAGTATTATTAAAAATAAAACTACATTTAATACCCATCAAACTGATGATTTTCTCAAACTGTTTGATGACAATATAAAGCAGAGTGAACCTTACAAGGGTCTCGTAAAATATAACAATAAAGTAAAAGAAATTAAAAAAATAGTATTTCCTATATTAGAAAGCAGTATTGGAGAAAAAGCTGCCGTGATTGACACTAATTACGAAAGACATCTCATTGTTTTTTGGGCAAGTTGGTGTGGTCCCTGCAGATTGGAAATTCCCATGCTTAAAAGCGTATATGAAAGCAATGGAAAAAATATAGAGTTTATTTCTATATCTACGGACGATGATAGAAACTCATGGAAAAATGCACTTATGCAAGAACAAATGCCTTGGAAGCAGTTTGTTGTAGATCAGAAAAACCCATCTTTTAACGATTTACAAATATTATTGAAATTCAATACAGTCATCCCTTATACTGTATTAGTTGATAACAATCTGAAAATTTTGGGAGCTTCTACAGGATTATCTTCCGAGCAAGATTTGCTTTTGCTGATTAAAAAATAGGAAAATTTAATAATCACAAAAATACGTTTACAAAACCAGTAGATAGTTGCACGTTTTGGTCTGATTACTTAGAAATAAATTATTTTACAAAATATTGTTTATTAACAATATATAAATTAGAAAACCCTTAAATAATCAATCTCGATATACCATTATATAATATTTTGAAGTATTAATTTTAAGTTTAACGCTTCAATAATGACAAATAATTAAAAGATTTGTTTTATGAAAAATTTAAAAAGAACTTGGAAAAAGGAATTACAACTGTTAAGTGAAGCAACATCAACATCTAGATGTTTCTATAATAAAGAATCCAGTAATTGTAATTCAACGATAAATTTCTCTCATGCGGAAGGAAAGAATCTTTTTTTAAACAAATCGTTTATTATGTACAATAAAATATTTTTTATTATTAGTTTTTTGTTCTGCAATACATTACAATCTCAAGACAAGCGTTTCTTTTATCAATACGATTATTATCCTGATTCTACAGATGTTCAACTGAAGAAAACCGAAGTTATGTTTCTTGATATTTTTAAAGAAAAATCAGAATTTTTCAGTCAAACAAAACTTGCTTCCGATTCCTTGCTAGCAGAAGCCGATAGAACAGGAAAGTATGCAATGTCTTTCAAAGATATGAACAACACTTATAAAATTATTAAATCAATAAATGGAGAAGTTGTTTATGAAAATACTGAATTAGAAATGGGTAGAATAGTAATAAAGGATGATAGAAAAATTAATTGGAAAATTTTAAAAGATAAAAAACAAATTAATAATTACACCGTACAAAAAGCAAAAGCCTTTTTTGCAGGTAGAGAATGGGAAGCGTGGTTTACAACTGAAATACCAATTAACGATGGACCTTATAAGTTTCATGGTTTGCCTGGCTTTATTGTTAATATTGCTGATGTAAAATTGCAACATCAATTTACTTTAATGGGGAATAAAAACTTGGAAGCATCTTATAGATATCCTGATTTAAAAGAAAAAAAAATAGAACTGTCTCTGGAAAAATACAAAGAATTACTAAATTTTTACAGAAATGATCCTGCATCAAAAATTAGAATGAAATATATGGCAGGGAAAATACCACATCAAAGAGATCATAATGGAAATACAGTTTCCGGAATGGACATCGTATTAAGAGTTGAAAAAAGTCTGAAAGAAAAGATTTCAAAAGATAATAATATTATAGAAATTGATTTGTTACGATATTAATTTCTTATTTAATTTAATGTCAGCAAAAAAAATTATAAAAATGCAATTAACACTTTCTCTATTTTTTGTGTTAAATACAATTTTGATATATTGTCAAAATGTTACTTATACCTACGAATTAGCGTATAGACCAAGCCAAGAAAACCGTTTTGTGAAAAATGAAAATTATTATCTAGATATTTCTGAATCTCAATCAGTATTTCGTTCGGAAAGAGAAAAGCATTCTGATTCAGTAAATTTTGAAAGTGGAAGAAGTTCGATTAATTACCTCGATTTCAATCAAATATATTCGCGTAAAGATTTACGGACAAAAAAAGTGTTCAAAACGATTACTACTCCAATTTATGGGGATAGTTATGATATATTAATTGAAAATCTGAATTGGAAAATATCGCCGGAAACAGAGTTAATATCAAATATAAACTGTCAGAAAGCAACGTTAGAATATGGAGGGAGAAAATGGGAAGCATGGTTCACAGAAAGTATACCTCTTCCGGAGGGACCTTATATATTTAACGGTCTCCCCGGATTAATCATCAAGATAATTGACGATAAAGGAGATTACGCCTTTAGCTTGATTGAGTCAAAAAAAGCAGAAAATAATAATTTATTTAAAATTAAAACCGGAAAACTTATTAACTGGTCGATAATGGAGAAAATACAAATGAACTTTTATGAAAATCCATTTGGTGAATTAAAATCAAAAAGTGCAAAAATGATCGTTACCGATGACAAAGGAAATAAACTTGATAGAAGTTACGATGATATGTCAAGAAAGATGCAAAAATCTTTAAAAGAGAAAAACAATCCAATTGAGCTAAACGATAAGATAGAATATAAATGAAAATTAGAATGAAGATCATATTTAAAGTATTAATACTATTCTTTCCTTTCTTACTTTTTTCCCAAAATTCAAGTATGATTAAAGAATTAGATGGAGCGCAAAAGAAAATCTTTTTAGAGCTTATCACTAACGATGCCAAGGTTTCTCTTTTTTCTATACAACATCAACTTTATCTGGATTCTTTAATTGCCATTCTTCCAAAAGAACCTTTTTTTTGGCAACAAAAAGCAATGCCCTTATTCAAGCAAAAAAAATATGAACTTGGGATGAAATATTTAGATAAAGCCATCGAACTTGATCCTACAGATCATTACCGAGAATACAGAGCTTTCATTAAATGTGTTTTCCAAAAGAACTATTCCGAATCTTTGGAAGAGTTTAATTATTTAACGAAAATCAATGGTGACGACGGAGTAATAATGGATCATCCTTACAGTTTTTGGATGGGTTTATGCTATTTGCAATTAAATGAATTTGATAAAGCCAAAAATTTTATAGAGAAATCGATTGTATTTGGACAGAAAAATAATTTCGTAAATCCTTATGAACTATTTTATTTAGGAATTATAGAATATGAAAAAGAGAATTATCAGAATGCAATAAACAATTTCAATAAATCATTGGAACAGTATGAGAATTTTTCTGATGCCAAATATTACAAAGCACTTTCCTTACTAAATCTTAATAAAAAAGAAGAGGGGCAAATTTTACTTTTAGAAGCTAATAATGATTTTAAAAATGGATTTACATTCAATGAAGGGAATTCTTTATATGAACAATTTCCCTATCAGGTTTCTAATTTCATGTATATGTTTGCGACTGGATATCAGAAATCCGAAATACCTTAAGTTCGAAATTATATCATGATCATTCTTCTTTTCAAAAAAAACATGAAAAATAATAAGATGATGTAACGAAACACTTCTTACTATTGTCTCTATAAAAAACATAAACTATTGCATGAAATTTACACTTATTACTGCAGCCACTTTTAGCACCGCATTTATTACCGCACAATCCAAACAAGACAGTATCAAACTGAAAGATATTCAAGAAGTTATTGTCATCGCTAGAAAGCCAACTGTAGAAAACAAAGTAGACCGAACCGTTTTCAATGTTGCAAATAGTTCTATACTTTCAGGAAATACGACTTGGGATGTCCTAAGAATAACACCCTTAGTAAGTATTGACAGTGATGACGTGATCAAGGCGGAAGGTCAAAGCGTCACGGTTTATATTAATGACCGTAAATCGGTTTTTTCGGGAAAGGAACTTAAAGAGTATTTGAATACAATCCCCGCTGATAATCTGATGAAAATCGAGGTGATAACGAGTCCTTCTTCAAAGTACGAAACAACTGGAGAAGTTATTAATATCGTTTTGAAAAGATTAGAGAATGAAGGTTTAAAAGGGAGTGCTAGTTTTACTAATAATCAAAGTTCCAAGAATTCCCAGTATTCAAATCTGAACATTAATTATCATAAAAAGAATTTTACTCAAAACTTAACCGCAGGATACAACGACAATACTAATTTTTATAAAAGGGACAGCGAAAGTTTAATTTATGATAATAATGCACTTACCCTATTTAATGCTGAAAGCACTTCAACAGATAGAAGTCCATCATTCTCCAGTACTTCAGAGATCGAATTAAGCGAGAAAAATAATGTTGGATTAATTCTCGAGTATAGAAAATCGAAACGATTCAGTGACATGAATTCCTATGGAAGCAGTTATATCAATGGTAACTTACAAGATTCATTTACGAAAACTCAAAATCTAGAAGGCGACTATCAAAATGTAGGAACTAACGTATTCTACAAATACTATGATAAGGTCAAAAACAAAATTTTAGACGTCAATGCCGGTATCAATTATAGACTATCTGACGATCAAAATGATCATATAACTAATTTTACATCAACTCCAGTTCCTTTAGGAAGTAGAATATATAATCACAGACAAGACCGCGAATATTATGTTAAAGTGGATTATTCGCAACCTATTGGAGATAGTGGGAGCCAATTAGAATTTGGTGGAAAAACAAGTTTTAAAAACAATGTGAT is a window from the Kaistella flava (ex Peng et al. 2021) genome containing:
- a CDS encoding GLPGLI family protein; this translates as MSAKKIIKMQLTLSLFFVLNTILIYCQNVTYTYELAYRPSQENRFVKNENYYLDISESQSVFRSEREKHSDSVNFESGRSSINYLDFNQIYSRKDLRTKKVFKTITTPIYGDSYDILIENLNWKISPETELISNINCQKATLEYGGRKWEAWFTESIPLPEGPYIFNGLPGLIIKIIDDKGDYAFSLIESKKAENNNLFKIKTGKLINWSIMEKIQMNFYENPFGELKSKSAKMIVTDDKGNKLDRSYDDMSRKMQKSLKEKNNPIELNDKIEYK
- a CDS encoding TlpA disulfide reductase family protein yields the protein MKKLTYAICLLLLFYSCSKNNSVKIIGDIPNLPDGTIYLWKETMLTKIDSAKVTKGRFEINFEHKVKEPFYLGLFHVDKNGLKRIFGFKTNVPKWGSPTFMSDPLINIKGNIEDYIPVNLITSPEVIFTNSPIIKAGKQTEALYNTGDQIFGNNNPEKINMIKEKLKKFPYSYHILYSIIKNKTTFNTHQTDDFLKLFDDNIKQSEPYKGLVKYNNKVKEIKKIVFPILESSIGEKAAVIDTNYERHLIVFWASWCGPCRLEIPMLKSVYESNGKNIEFISISTDDDRNSWKNALMQEQMPWKQFVVDQKNPSFNDLQILLKFNTVIPYTVLVDNNLKILGASTGLSSEQDLLLLIKK
- a CDS encoding GLPGLI family protein — encoded protein: MKKLKILLFLTLTNMAFAQNKLFLYEYKFIPDSANKDNLKEELMILNIQKDRSEFYSSERYASDSTQLAQSKKGIMAMPFNKVMVNDRVIKYPHSNLINYITIMFWDKYTVKQDIDLKWHLENSFDTILGYKVQKATTDFGGRKWTAWFTKEIPIQDGPYKFKTLPGLILKVEDSTKNHSFELIGIKGNTTKFDYPNVNNSKGYNLNYDQYVTKYKNFRKNPTADLVGKIPDQRDANGNFRTSTQIIKELNDQWVERLKKDNNIIEIDLLK
- a CDS encoding GLPGLI family protein; translation: MKNILLFILFLSNFCFAQSHRFIYEYKFVADSTKSDSIIVENTRLEIFKDHSEFVSDLNAIRDSLSATRKNIGDEDGAFPIGNYKNIVYKSKELNYSLEFVGIQPFKVLQNEKLNWELLKETKNIQGYHCQKAIINFGKRNWIAWFTQEIPLQEGPSVFGNLPGLIIQINDEKNQHSFSLIANYKTANVKTNIIERPYLLSATITRSQFNKKWNIYRNNPIGGTEQFMIMNPGLLSGKSFDAHGNEMDLTQAKREELNYAKRLIGDVNNYLDLELYK
- a CDS encoding GLPGLI family protein, giving the protein MKTILFFFQKTVCLILFIFSLTIFAQNSSISYEFIYKTNPTQKDRIKKQNYKLDILGGKSIFRTESRRSSDSLIAKTGFGLGYNTDPNHELYLTKDRDHSIIRKHFVSPLSRDKFFIKIDDQLKWKILPETTVIANFNCQKAEVEYGGRNWFAWFTKEIPVSEGPYCFHGLPGLILQIQDDQEDYLFKATEIKNLANSSLFEIDGGKQITWNQFNKILQDYFDSPYNFAKAKGMKVVKDNGSGGTMEIDYRKRVKETQEMLLENNNPIELNYKIKYR
- a CDS encoding GLPGLI family protein, with amino-acid sequence MKNLKRTWKKELQLLSEATSTSRCFYNKESSNCNSTINFSHAEGKNLFLNKSFIMYNKIFFIISFLFCNTLQSQDKRFFYQYDYYPDSTDVQLKKTEVMFLDIFKEKSEFFSQTKLASDSLLAEADRTGKYAMSFKDMNNTYKIIKSINGEVVYENTELEMGRIVIKDDRKINWKILKDKKQINNYTVQKAKAFFAGREWEAWFTTEIPINDGPYKFHGLPGFIVNIADVKLQHQFTLMGNKNLEASYRYPDLKEKKIELSLEKYKELLNFYRNDPASKIRMKYMAGKIPHQRDHNGNTVSGMDIVLRVEKSLKEKISKDNNIIEIDLLRY
- a CDS encoding DUF6624 domain-containing protein translates to MLLLFLFTSVNAQEYSKLISEANKLYETKDYKMSTDLYDKAFKIESKNPSHLYNGACASSLAGNTKKAFKWLNLSIEKGWTNLKHLNSDTDLENLHSKKEWGKTIEKLEKKLEIIESNYDKPLQAELLTIYDEDQKYRKQIHETLKKSSDDSKEMQDLWKITLQSDSINLLKVKKILDEKGWVGKDKVGAQANSAIFLVIQHSDLETQKKYLPMMKEAVIKGNADSGSLALLIDRIEIREGRKQIYGSQIGTKPDNKTQYVLPLIDPDNVDKRRAEVGLGSISDYVKNWNLSWDVEKYKSELPELEKLNK
- a CDS encoding GLPGLI family protein, which encodes MYSQIFTYQYQFIPDSTATENKISQLMILNINKDRSEFYSIEKMKIDSTLLARRNKGNNDPRYTQSEYISTYRILKYPNEKTLDHKLTLGVTSYLLKDDRKINWKLESEFVEILGYKVQKATTTFGGRKWIAYFTRDIPFTDGPYKFRGLPGLIVKVTDENDQHLFELVGVKNSTENFIYPSSVSLKDLPAINYKMFKRKFEEYRGNPAADLMGSIPDQPDRNGNMKTGTELWLEISKREKDKLKKDNNLIEIDLLK
- a CDS encoding GLPGLI family protein, whose product is MQKYIILFIFSILSLQLSSQNHRITYEYSFKMDSLNRNLIEKELMNLDITQDGSNFYSSGKFVYDSLTSIEEKRAQSMKSHHVDFSKIPLNHKIEYSVTKKYPNFETKLHTAINGDQFSVLNAGKLNWNILAQNKEIEGLKAQKATTEFGGRKWIAWFTTEIAIQDGPYKFSGLPGLILNIEDEKGDHAFKFVGSKKVIAYPTFNVDSEVKPLEISAKKFTQLWKEYTNDPTKKIRQIFSQNSEAKLQMFDNTGREISRQEILIMRDQQAKEKLKKNNNFLELSLYQ